From a region of the Campylobacter showae genome:
- a CDS encoding ABC transporter permease — protein sequence MPSKNFIDYAVTLLYKDRADHAFSFFIFAFIVFILSAVLFVSSSIQSDLTNLTRSKPEVVVEALRAGKRDLMHDGYIYDVSKIAGVASVEGAVEGEYYFAQKRVWFRIVGDENLDENEMIVGEGVKKEMAELYYDDVFNFLTEEKMIPIKINKTAPHETGIVSNDVIYMNPATAREVLSLKEGEYTRLYVEVPNVNEISEVALKIQNVYPNTEVTSIEDGVAKIRHLYYYKGGIFMVLYVVAMVSFFILLKNQISLAYGEKKKEIAILRSIGFSVRNIIALKFIQNIVVSFSAYLLGVAGAYIYVFLFGAPFLRDIFLGSEVANFTDFTPIIDFNMLFLIFVFSVIPFLAFVIIPSWRIAVSDMSEAIK from the coding sequence ATGCCGAGTAAAAATTTTATCGATTACGCAGTTACGCTGCTCTATAAAGACCGCGCCGATCACGCTTTTAGCTTTTTTATCTTCGCTTTTATCGTGTTTATCTTAAGCGCTGTTCTTTTCGTCTCAAGCTCCATCCAAAGCGACCTTACAAATTTGACCCGATCAAAGCCCGAAGTCGTCGTCGAAGCTCTGCGCGCCGGCAAACGCGATCTGATGCACGACGGCTACATCTACGACGTCTCAAAGATCGCGGGCGTAGCTAGCGTAGAGGGCGCGGTCGAGGGGGAGTATTATTTCGCGCAAAAGAGAGTCTGGTTTCGCATCGTCGGCGATGAAAATTTGGACGAAAACGAGATGATCGTGGGCGAAGGCGTGAAAAAAGAGATGGCGGAGCTTTATTACGATGACGTTTTTAACTTTTTAACCGAAGAAAAGATGATACCGATAAAGATCAACAAAACCGCACCGCATGAAACGGGTATCGTCTCAAACGACGTCATCTATATGAATCCCGCCACCGCGCGCGAAGTGCTAAGCCTAAAAGAGGGCGAATACACGAGGCTCTACGTCGAGGTACCAAACGTAAACGAGATCAGCGAAGTGGCCCTAAAGATCCAAAACGTCTATCCAAACACCGAGGTTACGAGCATCGAGGACGGAGTAGCCAAAATAAGGCACCTTTACTACTACAAAGGCGGCATTTTCATGGTGCTTTACGTCGTGGCGATGGTTTCGTTTTTCATCCTGCTGAAAAATCAAATTTCGCTCGCTTACGGCGAGAAGAAAAAGGAGATCGCGATATTGCGCAGTATCGGCTTTAGCGTTAGAAATATCATCGCACTTAAATTTATCCAAAACATCGTCGTTTCTTTTAGCGCCTATTTGCTAGGCGTCGCGGGAGCCTATATCTACGTGTTTTTATTCGGCGCGCCGTTTTTACGCGATATATTTTTAGGCAGCGAGGTGGCGAATTTTACCGATTTTACGCCGATCATAGACTTTAATATGCTATTTTTGATCTTCGTTTTTAGCGTGATTCCGTTTTTGGCATTCGTCATAATCCCGTCGTGGCGCATCGCCGTTAGCGACATGAGCGAGGCGATAAAATGA
- a CDS encoding ABC transporter ATP-binding protein, which produces MNAIEVKNLCKIYNQNKPNEFHALKNINLTVKSGDLVILKGVSGSGKSTLLGILGALSKPSSGEALINGRNVSKLPDIMSSNFRHSEVGFIFQSFNLIEGLSVYQNVLAPLSLTSLKKTELNSQIERALNLANIAHKKDQIISKLSGGEKQRCAIARALAMDPSVILADEPTANLDKQNSLIFIEMLKKFKELKKTVVVATHDILFDDLDFVDGYVRMQDGEML; this is translated from the coding sequence ATGAACGCAATAGAAGTAAAAAATCTATGTAAAATTTACAATCAAAATAAACCCAACGAATTTCACGCGCTAAAAAATATAAATTTGACTGTAAAAAGCGGCGATCTAGTTATCCTAAAAGGCGTTAGCGGTAGCGGCAAAAGTACGCTACTAGGCATTCTAGGCGCGCTTAGCAAACCAAGTAGCGGCGAAGCACTGATCAACGGCCGCAACGTCTCAAAGCTACCCGACATCATGAGTTCAAATTTTAGACATAGCGAGGTAGGGTTTATATTTCAGTCCTTTAACCTGATCGAGGGCCTTAGCGTCTATCAAAACGTGCTAGCGCCGCTAAGCCTAACAAGTCTTAAAAAAACCGAGCTAAATTCGCAAATCGAGCGCGCGCTAAATCTCGCCAACATCGCGCACAAAAAAGATCAAATCATCTCAAAGCTAAGCGGCGGCGAGAAGCAGCGATGCGCGATAGCAAGGGCTCTAGCGATGGATCCTAGCGTCATACTAGCCGACGAACCGACGGCAAATTTGGACAAACAAAACTCGCTTATTTTTATCGAAATGCTAAAAAAATTTAAAGAGCTAAAAAAGACCGTCGTCGTCGCCACGCACGATATTTTATTTGACGATCTGGACTTCGTGGACGGCTACGTGAGGATGCAGGACGGAGAGATGCTGTGA
- a CDS encoding pseudouridine synthase: protein MQKSRLNKFISHNTSYSRREADELIKQGKVSVNGRVVSELATSVSEEDKVKINSRIVRLKKEFTVIVYHKQKGELVSKKDDRGRKTIYDSLDRQFAKFVSIGRLDYASEGLLLLTDAPAIATALMNSDVEREYYLKVKGEITPEVITAMNEGFFAADATKGAHAKTAIKSMEFKPFLDYKVFGSSGGFTKLKVVINEGQNRELRRFFGYFDLEVMDLKRVSFGRVDLGMLKPGKWRYFENGEYEALRDFLKVNNIRY, encoded by the coding sequence ATGCAAAAAAGCAGACTAAACAAATTTATATCGCATAACACGAGTTATTCGCGTAGAGAGGCTGACGAGCTAATAAAGCAGGGCAAAGTTAGCGTAAACGGCCGCGTCGTTAGCGAGCTGGCTACTAGCGTTAGCGAAGAGGATAAAGTAAAAATAAACAGCCGCATAGTAAGGCTAAAAAAAGAATTTACCGTGATCGTTTATCACAAACAAAAGGGCGAACTCGTTAGTAAAAAGGACGACCGCGGACGCAAAACGATCTATGATAGTTTGGATCGTCAGTTTGCAAAATTTGTTAGTATCGGGCGGCTTGACTACGCTAGCGAGGGACTACTTTTACTAACGGACGCTCCCGCGATCGCCACGGCGCTGATGAACAGCGACGTAGAGCGCGAATACTATCTGAAAGTAAAGGGCGAGATAACGCCTGAGGTGATAACGGCGATGAACGAGGGTTTTTTCGCTGCGGACGCTACTAAGGGCGCGCATGCTAAAACTGCGATAAAATCGATGGAATTTAAGCCGTTTTTAGACTATAAAGTTTTTGGCTCGAGCGGCGGTTTTACGAAGCTAAAAGTCGTGATAAACGAGGGACAAAACCGTGAACTACGCCGATTTTTCGGATATTTCGACCTTGAGGTGATGGATCTAAAACGCGTTAGTTTTGGTCGTGTCGATCTTGGTATGCTAAAGCCAGGCAAATGGCGATACTTTGAAAACGGTGAATACGAAGCGTTGAGGGATTTTTTGAAGGTTAATAATATTAGATACTAA